A part of Setaria viridis chromosome 8, Setaria_viridis_v4.0, whole genome shotgun sequence genomic DNA contains:
- the LOC117834256 gene encoding uncharacterized protein: protein MAAIRLLLAFLLLLLQAIAAASSDAEHLLAARSALRDPTGALASWGAGSGRGLPCRWARVTCANNSTTAVAGLDLSQLSLGDVFPAALCSLRSLEHLDLSVNEFMGPLPACLAALPALVHLNLAGNNFSGEVPPEWVTGFRSLLVLNLVQNLLSGEFPAFFANLTSLQEFSLAYNLFSPSPLPENIGDLADLRVLFVANCSLNGIIPASIGKLKNLVNLDISRNSIHGEIPRSIGNLSSLEQIELYANKLSGSIPVGFGGLKRLRSLDFSMNQLTGEIPEDMFMAPNLASVHMYQNNLSGRLPATLGTAQSLYDLRMFKASNNSFSGPLPPSLANLSLLGNLDLSHNSFSGEIPRDFGKLKQLSQLSLSDNHLSGNVPSELGDIIEINTLDLSNNELSGQLPAQLQNLKLTHFNISYNKLSGTIPVLFNGLEYQESFLGNPGLCHGFCQSNGDPDAKRHNTIKLIVYIFIAAAIILFIGLAWFSYKCTLHKIGAAELDDGKSSWMLTSYHRVDFSERDIVNSLDESNVIGQGGAGKVYKAVVRPQGETMAVKKLWPLGVASKRIDSFEAEVATLSKVRHRNIVKLACSITNTVCRLLVYEYMPSGSLGDMLHSAKRSILDWPMRYKIAVNAAEGLSYLHHDCNPPIVHRDVKSNNILLDAEYGAKVADFGVAKTIGDGPATMSVIAGSCGYIAPEYAYSLRVNEKSDIYSFGVVILELVTGMKPMAPEIGEMDLVTWVSANIAQNGLESVLDQTLSVAEQFKDEMCKVLKVALLCVSNSPKSRPPMRVVVKMLLEVKEENKPMLKLTPPNI from the exons ATGGCTGccatccgcctcctcctcgcgttcctgctgctcctgctccaggCCATtgcggcggcctcctccgacGCCGAGCACCTCCTCGCCGCGAGGTCCGCGCTCCGCGACCCCACCGGCGCGCTTGCCAGCTGGGGCGCCGGCTCCGGCCGCGGCTTGCCGTGCCGCTGGGCGCGCGTAACCTGCGCCAACAACTCCACCACGGCCGTCGCCGGGCTCGACCTCTCCCAACTCTCCCTCGGCGACGTCTTCCCGGCCGCGCTCTGCTCCTTGCGCTCCCTGGAGCACCTCGACCTCTCCGTGAACGAGTTCATGGGCCCGCTGCCGGCTTGCCTTGCCGCTCTCCCGGCGCTCGTGCACCTCAACCTCGCGGGGAACAACTTCTCCGGTGAGGTTCCGCCGGAGTGGGTCACTGGATTCCGGTCGCTCCTCGTGCTGAACCTGGTCCAGAACCTCCTCTCCGGCGAGTTCCCGGCGTTCTTTGCCAACCTCACCAGCCTCCAGGAGTTCAGCCTCGCTTACAACCTGTTCTCGCCATCGCCATTGCCAGAGAACATCGGCGACCTCGCCGACCTCCGCGTGCTGTTCGTCGCCAACTGCTCCCTCAATGGTATCATCCCTGCTTCCATTGGAAAGTTAAAAAATCTCGTCAATCTGGATATCTCAAGGAACAGTATCCATGGCGAGATACCAAGAAGCATTGGGAATTTGAGTTCTCTGGAGCAGATCGAGCTCTACGCGAACAAGCTCTCCGGGAGTATTCCGGTGGGGTTTGGAGGTCTCAAGAGGCTCAGGTCACTGGACTTCTCCATGAACCAGCTCACTGGGGAGATTCCAGAGGACATGTTCATGGCGCCGAACCTTGCCAGCGTGCACATGTACCAGAACAATCTGTCTGGTCGATTGCCGGCGACGCTGGGGACGGCGCAGAGCCTGTACGACCTGAGGAT GTTCAAGGCTTCAAACAATTCCTTCTCTGGGCCTCTGCCGCCATCGCTCGCCAACCTCTCATTACTTGGCAATCTTGATCTGAGCCACAATTCTTTCTCTGGAGAGATCCCAAGGGATTTTGGTAAGTTGAAGCAATTATCACAGCTGTCCCTTTCAGATAACCACCTCAGTGGGAACGTCCCTTCAGAGCTTGGGGACATTATTGAGATCAATACGCTTGATTTGTCGAACAATGAGCTTTCCGGTCAGCTGCCTGCGCAGTTGCAGAATCTCAAGCTGACTCATTTCAACATATCCTATAACAAGCTCTCAGGGACTATACCCGTTCTCTTCAATGGATTAGAGTACCAAGAAAGCTTCTTGGGCAACCCTGGCCTGTGCCATGGGTTCTGTCAGAGCAATGGGGATCCTGATGCCAAACGACACAACACTATCAAATTGATTGTCTACATCTTCATTGCCGCTGCAATAATCCTATTCATCGGTCTTGCTTGGTTCAGTTACAAGTGCACGTTGCACAAGATCGGTGCTGCTGAACTGGATGATGGAAAGTCCAGCTGGATGCTCACATCCTACCATAGGGTGGATTTCAGTGAGAGGGACATTGTGAATAGCCTTGACGAGAGCAATGTGATTGGCCAAGGTGGTGCAGGCAAGGTCTACAAGGCTGTTGTCAGGCCTCAGGGTGAGACCATGGCTGTCAAGAAACTCTGGCCTCTCGGTGTGGCAAGCAAAAGGATAGACTCATTTGAGGCTGAGGTTGCCACACTAAGCAAAGTTCGGCACAGGAATATCGTAAAGCTTGCCTGTAGCATCACAAACACCGTCTGCAGGTTGCTTGTATACGAGTACATGCCAAGTGGTAGCCTGGGGGATATGCTTCACAGTGCAAAACGCAGCATCTTGGATTGGCCAATGAGGTATAAGATTGCTGTTAACGCTGCTGAAGGACTCTCCTACTTGCACCATGACTGCAATCCCCCAATCGTCCATCGCGATGTGAAGTCAAACAACATCTTGCTTGATGCGGAGTATGGTGCCAAGGTTGCAGATTTTGGTGTTGCAAAGACTATTGGGGATGGCCCGGCCACCATGTCAGTCATCGCAGGATCTTGTGGATACATCGCACCAG AGTATGCTTACAGTCTTCGTGTGAATGAAAAAAGTGACATTTATAGCTTTGGTGTGGTGATCTTGGAGCTCGTAACCGGTATGAAGCCGATGGCACCAGAGATTGGCGAGATGGACCTTGTGACGTGGGTGTCTGCCAATATTGCCCAGAACGGGCTGGAGTCTGTGCTCGATCAGACACTCTCTGTGGCTGAACAGTTCAAGGATGAGATGTGCAAGGTTCTGAAGGTTGCACTGCTCTGTGTCTCGAACAGTCCAAAGAGCCGTCCACCAATGAGGGTCGTGGTGAAGATGCTGCTGGAAGTCAAGGAAGAGAACAAGCCGATGTTGAAGTTGACACCTCCGAACATCTGA